In Cyclopterus lumpus isolate fCycLum1 chromosome 9, fCycLum1.pri, whole genome shotgun sequence, a single genomic region encodes these proteins:
- the sart3 gene encoding squamous cell carcinoma antigen recognized by T-cells 3: MAASSDAEQTHLQDMEEGDAGMEKRNMGSDGEEEAEEEGMGVEHPSEEEEEDEGNSSEDEKENEAEIQRLEEQLSINAFDYNCHIDLIKLLKQEGELVRLRKARQKMSELFPLTEEIWLDWLKDEIRLTEEEPNREKVYELFETAVIDYICPDIWLEYAQYSIGGMGSPGGMDKVRSIFERAVTAVGLHMTKGHVVWEAYREFENVMLSTVQPPPGRILNHEEQELLKTQIERIHTLFRRQLAVPFMDMEATYAEYDEWSEHGVADTVIHQYKKALQQMAKCKSFEEALIVAEPPKLAEYQSYIDFELKEGDPARVQIIFERTLAENCLVPDMWAKYTTYLDRQLKIKDMVLSSHERAVRNCPWTMGLWKSYLLALERHGADHQTVSDVFEKALNAGFIQATDYVEIWQAYLDYLRRRVDFSKESSKELEELRGAFSRSLDYMKQDVEERFSESGDSSCIIMQIWARIEALHCKNIQKARELWDSIMTKGNAKYANMWLEYYNLERSYGDPLHCRKALHRAVQCTSDYPEHVSEVLLTFERVEGSLEDWDVAVQKTETRLNRINVQRAKVAEKEANLAGQDVGRADQRRKTKADKKGQKNVQKGTRAGEKRKAEQDDNSGTKRHRGNGNQPSEYMETETGLSGRNAPPGYKPAAHGNKRAAAAVHKQNDDDDKPELRNDNSSVFISNLAYTLEEPEAKLRTQFETCGPVKQIRPVFGTKGNFKGYCYVQFESTVSVAEALKLDRREVEGRPMFVSPCVDKNKNPDFKMFKYNTSMEKQKIFISGLPFSCNKEQLEEICKSHGTVKDIRLVTYRSGKPKGLAYVEFADEAQASQAVLKLDGMCVEDNTISVAISNPPSRNMDKPGSHRLMTDMPRQVFGARGRGRTQLSLLPRSLHRQSGSVSKVENGTAAERMPATASEALNAAGETKPLSNSDFARMLLSK; this comes from the exons ATGGCCGCATCAAGCGACGCAGAGCAAACGCATTTGCAAGACATGGAGGAGGGAGACGCAGGGATGGAGAAGAGAAATATGGGATCggatggagaagaagaggcggaggaggagggtatGGGAGTAGAACATCcaagtgaagaagaggaagaggatgaggggaATTCGTCTGAAGACGAGAAAGAGAATGAAGCGGAGATCCAACGGTTGGAAGAGCAG TTGTCAATCAATGCTTTCGACTACAACTGCCACATTGATCTCATCAAACTACTGAAGCAGGAGGGAGAACTTGTCCGTCTGCGAAAGGCGAGGCAGAAAATGAGTGAACTTTTCCCACTCACTGAAG AGATCTGGCTGGATTGGCTCAAGGATGAAATCCGTCTGACTGAAGAGGAGCCAAACCGGGAGAAAGTATATGAACTTTTTGAGACGGCTGTCATAGACTATATCT GTCCAGATATCTGGCTTGAATATGCCCAGTATTCAATTGGTGGCATGGGCTCACCAGGTGGGATGGACAAAGTGCGATCCATCTTTGAGAGGGCTGTGACAGCTGTGGGGCTTCACATGACCAAGGGACACGTGGTGTGGGAAGCGTACAGAGAGTTTGAGAACGTCATGCTTTCCACAGTACAG CCTCCACCTGGAAGGATTCTTAATCACGAGGAGCAGGAACTGCTGAAAACTCAGATTGAGCGTATCCACACACTGTTTCGTCGCCAGCTGGCCGTTCCTTTTATGG ACATGGAAGCCACCTATGCAGAGTATGACGAGTGGTCTGAACATGGGGTGGCTGACACGGTCATACATCAGTACAAAAAGGCTCTGCAGCAGATGGCGAAGTGCAAATCTTTTGAAGAAGCACTG ATAGTAGCAGAACCTCCTAAACTGGCAGAGTATCAGTCCTACATTGACTTTGAACTGAAGGAGGGCGACCCTGCACGGGTCCAGATCATCTTTGAGCGGACTCTAGCAGAGAACTGCCTTGTACCAGACATGTGGGCAAAATACACCACCTATCTT GATCGTCAGCTGAAGATCAAAGACATGGTTCTCTCCTCTCATGAACGTGCAGTCAGGAACTGCCCCTGGACGATGGGTCTGTGGAAGAGCTACCTGCTCGCTCTGGAGAGGCATGGCGCTGACCATCAGACAGTCTCAG ATGTATTTGAAAAGGCGCTGAATGCAGGTTTCATTCAAGCAACGGATTATGTGGAAATTTGGCAGGCATACCTCGACTATCTGAGGAGACGTGTGGATTTCAGCAAAG aatCAAGTAAAGAGTTGGAGGAGCTACGAGGagctttctctcgctctctagaCTACATGAAGCAAGATGTGGAAGAAA GATTTAGTGAAAGTGGAGATTCTTCTTGTATCATAATGCAGATCTGGGCGAGGATAGAG GCCCTCCACTGCAAGAACATCCAAAAAGCCAGAGAACTGTGGGACAGTATCATGACAAAGGGGAACGCTAAGTATGCCAACATGTGGCTGGAGTACTATAACCTTGAGAG GTCCTATGGAGACCCTCTTCACTGTCGGAAAGCTCTCCACAGAGCAGTTCAGTGCACCTCAGACTACCCGGAGCATGTGAGTGAAGTCCTGCTCACATTTGAGAGGGTTGAAG GTTCTCTTGAGGACTGGGACGTGGCGGTGCAGAAGACAGAGACCCGGCTGAATAGGATTAATGTGCAACGGGCAAAG GTTGCTGAGAAAGAGGCCAACCTGGCTGGCCAAGATGTTGGGAGAGCTGATCAGCGGCGAAAAACCAAGGCAGACAAGAAAGGTCAGAAGAATGTCCAGAAGGGAACTCGAGCTGGGGAGAAGAGAAAAGCAGAGCAGGATGATAACTCTG GTACTAAAAGGCACAGAGGAAATGGGAACCAACCGTCGGAGTACATGGAGACCGAGACGGGACTCTCTGGGAGGAATGCTCCGCCTGGCTATAAGCCTGCTGCACACGGCAATAAAAGGGCTGCGGCCGCTGTCCACAAGCAGAACGATGACGATGACAAGCCAGAGCTTCGCAATGATAACAGCAGCGTATTCATCAGCAACCTGGCATACACCCTGGAGGAGCCAGAGGCAAAGCTGAGGACGCAGTTTGAGACCTGTGGTCCCGTCAAACAGATTCGCCCGGTCTTCGGCACCAAAGGGAACTTCAAAGGCTACTGCTATGTACAGTTTGAATCCACAGTGTCTGTGGCCGAAGCCTTGAAGCTGGACAGACGGGAGGTGGAGGGCAGGCCCATGTTTGTGTCGCCGTGTGTAGACAAAAACAAGAATCCAGACTTTAAG ATGTTCAAATACAACACATCCATGGAGAAACAAAAGATCTTCATCTCTGGGCTGCCGTTCTCGTGCAATAAAGAGCAGCTCGAGGAAATCTGCAAAAGTCACGGCACCGTCAAAGATATTCGTCTGGTCACATATCGCTCAGGGAAACCCAAG GGTCTGGCGTATGTTGAGTTTGCAGATGAAGCCCAGGCTTCTCAGGCAGTTCTGAAATTGGACGGCATGTGTGTCGAGGACAACACGATCTCTGTTGCCATAAGCAACCCTCCGAGCAGAAACATGGATAAACCTGGTTCCCACAGGCTCATGACAGACATGCCTCGCCAGGTCTTTGGAGC GAGAGGAAGGGGACGCACCCAGCTCTCACTGCTGCCTCGTTCCCTGCACCGACAAAGTGGGTCAGTTAGCAAAGTCGAGAATGGGACCGCGGCTGAGCGGATGCCAGCCACAGCCAGCGAGGCGTTGAATGCAGCCGGAGAGACGAAGCCTTTGTCAAATTCAGACTTTGCCCGGATGCTTCTCAGCAAGTGA
- the LOC117735940 gene encoding leucine-rich alpha-2-glycoprotein, with the protein MIGLGEAAGTLTPKHRPAEGLLVLCESLGLRSLPRSVPLSTSALSVARNQLCNVDHLLRPFSDLQELSLSHNLLTRFPRGLPSSLEALLLQENRLTYITSGALRQLGNLTRLDLEDNRIRAIQPGALLVLNKLQVLTLKGNRLTSLPLNLPPSLTHLDLSANCISVLDLPSLSALVNLQVLKINSNCLRSVPESAFDGLPRLRSLDLTNNLWVCECDILYLYRWLLSGRRRMATDLVCSEPVHLAHRLLLNLSVMAICPRVLKPNERGHQLDLNSSLERKPKPRGPSSFKNNRYSGSSSGRTSQETTVGLLFKDVHKTCVRLNYYSLETLTYEECLSLNKTQSVSPPHFKDTTPTPDERQKCRDNITGRTPQNNATSADGTQSLLFTNRDALWPTRDPQQDSAVVISLLVVLCVLVTLLMLAVLLVLKKVLLRQQRVAPLNVGSGG; encoded by the exons ATGATTGGCCTGGGCGAGGCAGCTGGCACCCTCACACCCAAACACAGGCCTGCAGAAG GACTCCTGGTTTTGTGCGAGTCCCTGGGTCTCAGGTCACTTCCTCGCTCTGTGCCTCTCAGTACCTCGGCTCTATCTGTGGCGAGGAACCAGCTCTGCAACGTGGACCACCTACTTCGGCCCTTCTCTGACCTGCAGGAGCTGAGCCTCAGTCATAACCTGCTGACCCGCTTCCCTCGCGGCCTGCCCTCAAGCCTGGAGGCCCTGCTGCTCCAAGAAAACCGCCTCACTTATATCACCTCGGGTGCCCTGCGACAACTGGGGAATCTCACTCGCCTGGATCTGGAAGACAACCGCATCCGTGCCATTCAACCCGGGGCACTACTGGTTCTCAACAAGCTGCAGGTCCTGACTCTGAAGGGGAACAGGCTTACAAGCCTCCCCCTGaatcttcctccatctctgacCCATTTAGACCTCTCTGCAAATTGCATCTCTGTCCTGGACCTGCCCTCGCTGTCTGCCCTGGTCAACCTGCAGGTCCTGAAGATCAACAGCAACTGCCTGCGTTCAGTCCCAGAGAGCGCCTTTGATGGCCTGCCACGTCTCAGATCTTTGGACCTCACCAACAACCTGTGGGTGTGCGAGTGTGACATCTTGTATCTTTACCGCTGGCTCCTGAGTGGTCGGCGGAGGATGGCCACAGACCTGGTGTGCAGCGAGCCGGTCCATCTTGCTCACCGCCTGCTTCTTAACCTCTCTGTCATGGCtatctgtcctcgtgtcctgaAGCCAAATGAGAGGGGCCACCAACTGGACCTTAACTCTTCACTGGAAAGAAAGCCGAAGCCCAGAGGACCaagctcatttaaaaacaacaggtATTCGGGAAGCTCGTCAGGGCGAACATCACAAGAAACCACTGTTGGACTTCTCTTCAAAGATGTTCATAAGACGTGTGTGAGGCTCAACTACTACTCTTTAGAGACCCTTACCTATGAAGAGTGTTTGTctctaaataaaacacaatcagTCAGTCCACCCCATTTCAAAGACACTACTCCTACCCCTGATGAGCGACAGAAATGCAGAGACAACATCACAGGTCGGACCCCTCAGAATAATGCAACCTCAGCGGATGGGACACAGTCTTTGCTCTTCACAAACAGAGATGCCCTCTGGCCCACTCGCGACCCACAACAGGACTCTGCTGTGGTCATTTCTCTGCTCGTTGTGTTATGCGTATTAGTAACTCTCCTAATGCTGGCAGTGCTGCTGGTACTGAAAAAAGTGCTTTTGCGCCAACAGAGGGTGGCTCCGCTTAATGTAGGATCTGGTGGATGA
- the tmem119a gene encoding LOW QUALITY PROTEIN: transmembrane protein 119 (The sequence of the model RefSeq protein was modified relative to this genomic sequence to represent the inferred CDS: deleted 2 bases in 1 codon) — protein sequence MKTQPTMWSSRDSEEKMKSRLFSLVSCVALLSLCHATPLLYNTSIDGSGDEAELELLFPTSFATRLPPSPAPSPTITITMIRLKDFVLTRVVDFLQENLLIIIVVTSLLIVMVFIICCASAMSHKRKLEAYKPPPNANKKQVADKTGAGKTPSEPQERPYAVDHVKRVQTQSAASPKHLRTPSKALVGERGREVRSSPRQEARKVREAEEGEKRREEPKHKEQPKHKEEVQQSPSTSSGHTVCTCHLKKAHH from the exons ATGAAGACCCAGCCTACCATGTGGTCCAGCAga gactcggaggagaagatgaagtcCCGTTTGTTTTCGCTCGTCTCCTGTGTGGCGCTGCTCTCACTGTGTCACGCCACTCCTCTGCTCTACAACACATCCATTGACGGCAGTGGGGATGAAGCAGAGCTGGAGCTCCTTTTTCCAACCTCTTTCGCCACTCGA CTCCCACCCTCACCAGCGccatcacca accatcaccatcaccatgatCCGCCTGAAGGACTTCGTCCTCACTCGAGTAGTGGACTTCCTGCAGGAGAATCtgctcatcatcatcgtcgtgaCCTCTCTTCTCATCGTCATGGTCTTCATCATCTGCTGTGCCTCTGCCATGAGTCATAAGCGCAAGCTGGAGGCCTACAAACCCCCTCCTAATGCGAACAAGAAGCAGGTGGCTGATAAAACAGGCGCTGGCAAAACTCCAAGCGAGCCCCAGGAGAGGCCGTACGCCGTCGACCACGTCAAGAGGGTCCAGACTCAGAGCGCGGCCTCCCCCAAGCACCTGCGCACGCCCTCCAAGGCTCTGGTGGGGGAGAGGGGCAGAGAGGTCAGGTCGTCGCCACGCCAGGAGGCCCGGAAGGTGAGGGAGGCAGAAGAGGGGGAGAAGCGGAGAGAGGAGCCCAAGCACAAAGAGCAGCCCAAGCacaaggaggaggtgcagcagaGCCCCAGCACCAGCTCCGGTCATACAGTCTGCACCTGCCACCTGAAAAAGGCCCACCACTAG